Proteins found in one Paraburkholderia caballeronis genomic segment:
- the mlaD gene encoding outer membrane lipid asymmetry maintenance protein MlaD translates to MTMKKNALDFWVGLFVVLGVIALLFLALKAGNMSSLSFQPTYPVKLKFDNIGGLKPRAPVKSAGVTVGRVATIGFDPNTYQALVTINLDQQYPFPRDTSAKILTSGLLGEQYIGLEPGGDTEMLKAGDTITMTQSAIVLENLIGQFLYSKAADSGAAKPAGGEPAAAPPTAPAAGAAGK, encoded by the coding sequence ATGACGATGAAAAAGAATGCTCTCGACTTCTGGGTCGGCCTGTTCGTGGTGCTGGGCGTCATTGCGCTGCTGTTTCTCGCGCTGAAGGCCGGCAACATGAGTTCGCTGTCGTTCCAGCCCACCTACCCGGTGAAGCTCAAGTTCGACAACATCGGCGGGCTGAAGCCGCGCGCGCCGGTGAAGAGCGCGGGCGTGACGGTCGGCCGGGTCGCGACGATCGGCTTCGACCCGAACACGTACCAGGCGCTGGTGACGATCAACCTCGACCAGCAGTACCCGTTTCCGAGGGACACGTCCGCGAAGATCCTGACGTCGGGCCTGCTCGGCGAGCAGTACATCGGGCTTGAGCCGGGCGGCGACACCGAGATGCTGAAGGCCGGCGACACGATCACGATGACCCAGTCGGCGATCGTGCTCGAAAACCTGATCGGGCAGTTTCTGTACAGCAAGGCAGCGGACTCCGGCGCGGCGAAACCCGCCGGCGGCGAGCCCGCGGCCGCCCCGCCGACGGCGCCCGCAGCGGGCGCGGCAGGCAAGTAA
- a CDS encoding ABC transporter ATP-binding protein/permease, which translates to MTNLSSRPTPEQDQQISAWSLIKPYWVSEERLIAWGLLIAIIVMNLLVVWINVRLNSWSADFYNALQTKNVKQFPHLLMIFSGLAFGFIILAVYGRYLRQMLGFRWRQWLTTRFLSDWLGKGAFYRIERDRLADNPDQRISDDLQSFATTTLSLTLDLLSTVVTLVSFITILWTLAGALTITLGSQPLAIPGYMVWAAALYAVFGSIIIQKVGHPLVSINYQQQRVEADFRFGLIRLRENAEQIAFYDGMDTERSNAQGLFAHIRDNWWRVMKYTKRLTFVLSFYGQIAIIFPLVVAAPRYFAGAFSFGVLMQISQAFGTVSDSFSWFINSYSTLVEWRATVNRLREFRRVVKAPRLKETVSPATEHGGINLHFVDANRLTTHHLKLALPNGAPLSDVRDIAIEPGSRWLVRGPSGSGKSTLMRALAGLWPFGEGSIDAPVDARMMFIPQQSYLPIGTLKAALTYPSPQDAYSDDECRDALRACRLEEYANRLADSGHWTRILSPGEQQRLAGARVLLHKPDFLFLDEATSALDPDNEARLYRLFNERLPKAAIVSVAHRESLAPFHEETLDVERTPEVRVAA; encoded by the coding sequence ATGACCAACCTCTCTTCCCGTCCCACGCCCGAGCAGGACCAACAGATCTCGGCCTGGAGCCTGATCAAGCCGTACTGGGTCTCCGAGGAACGCCTGATCGCATGGGGGCTGCTGATCGCGATCATCGTGATGAACCTGCTCGTCGTGTGGATCAACGTACGCCTGAACTCGTGGAGCGCCGACTTCTACAACGCGCTGCAAACGAAAAACGTAAAGCAGTTCCCCCATCTGCTGATGATCTTCAGCGGGCTCGCGTTCGGCTTCATCATCCTCGCGGTGTACGGGCGTTATCTGCGGCAGATGCTCGGCTTCCGCTGGCGTCAGTGGCTGACGACCCGCTTCCTGTCCGACTGGCTCGGCAAGGGCGCGTTCTACCGGATCGAGCGCGACCGCCTCGCGGACAACCCCGACCAGCGGATCAGCGACGACCTGCAGTCGTTCGCGACCACGACGCTGTCGCTGACGCTCGATCTGTTGTCGACGGTCGTCACGCTGGTGTCGTTCATCACGATCCTGTGGACGCTCGCTGGCGCGCTGACGATCACGCTCGGCAGCCAGCCCCTCGCGATTCCGGGCTACATGGTGTGGGCCGCGGCGCTCTACGCCGTGTTCGGCTCGATCATCATCCAGAAGGTCGGCCATCCGCTCGTGTCGATCAACTACCAGCAGCAGCGCGTCGAGGCGGACTTCCGTTTCGGCCTGATCCGGCTGCGCGAGAACGCCGAGCAGATCGCGTTCTACGACGGCATGGATACCGAACGCTCGAACGCGCAGGGGCTGTTCGCGCACATCCGCGACAACTGGTGGCGCGTGATGAAGTACACGAAGCGCCTGACATTCGTGCTGAGCTTCTACGGGCAGATCGCGATCATCTTCCCGCTCGTCGTCGCCGCGCCGCGCTATTTCGCGGGCGCGTTCAGCTTCGGCGTGCTGATGCAGATCTCGCAGGCGTTCGGCACGGTCAGCGACTCGTTCTCGTGGTTCATCAACAGTTATTCGACGCTGGTCGAATGGCGCGCCACGGTGAACCGGCTGCGCGAATTCCGCCGCGTCGTGAAGGCGCCGCGTCTGAAGGAAACGGTGTCGCCCGCGACCGAGCACGGCGGCATCAACCTGCACTTCGTCGATGCGAACCGCCTGACGACGCATCACCTGAAGCTCGCGCTGCCGAACGGCGCGCCGCTGTCCGACGTGCGCGACATCGCGATCGAACCCGGCTCGCGCTGGCTCGTGCGCGGCCCGTCCGGTTCCGGCAAGAGCACGCTGATGCGCGCGCTCGCCGGCCTGTGGCCGTTCGGCGAAGGCTCGATCGACGCGCCGGTCGATGCGCGGATGATGTTCATCCCGCAGCAGAGCTATCTGCCGATCGGCACGCTGAAGGCGGCGCTCACCTATCCGTCGCCGCAGGACGCGTACAGCGACGACGAATGCCGCGACGCGCTGCGCGCGTGCCGGCTCGAAGAATACGCGAACCGTCTCGCCGATTCCGGCCACTGGACCCGCATCCTGTCGCCGGGCGAACAGCAGCGGCTCGCCGGCGCGCGCGTGCTGCTGCACAAGCCCGACTTCCTGTTCCTCGACGAAGCGACGAGCGCGCTCGATCCGGACAACGAAGCGCGCCTCTACCGGCTCTTCAACGAACGGCTGCCGAAGGCGGCGATCGTCAGCGTCGCGCATCGCGAATCGCTCGCGCCGTTCCACGAAGAGACGCTCGACGTCGAGCGCACGCCCGAGGTCCGGGTCGCCGCATGA
- a CDS encoding FAD-dependent oxidoreductase has translation MSATTQQPDFAVLGGGLCGRLVAWRLAGAGHRVALYERGPADGSQAAAWVAAAMLAPLAEAAVAELLITELGVASLDTWPRILAELPEPVFFQRNGTLVVWHHADRTEAPLFERRVRANAPHALADEGFVALAGPQIDAAEPALAGRFARGWLLAGEGQLDNRQALRALAAALALRRVETHWNTAVDDAHLPEARVTIDCRGLGAKPVLPTLRGIRGEVARVHAPGIGLTRPVRLLHPRYPLYIAPKEHDVYVIGATEIEGEDMSPVSVRSALELLSAAFAVHPAFGEARILELNSQCRPTLPDHRPALVWDGARTLRVNGLYRHGYMIAPEVADETVRVAQALLDGRVADADAFGALRERSRWGEMLRLDDTRQPA, from the coding sequence ATGAGCGCGACCACGCAGCAACCCGACTTCGCGGTGCTCGGCGGCGGCCTGTGCGGCCGGCTCGTCGCATGGCGGCTCGCGGGCGCGGGCCACCGCGTCGCGCTGTACGAGCGCGGCCCCGCCGACGGTTCGCAGGCGGCCGCGTGGGTCGCCGCCGCGATGCTTGCGCCGCTCGCCGAGGCGGCGGTCGCCGAACTGCTGATCACCGAACTCGGCGTCGCGTCGCTCGACACGTGGCCGCGCATCCTCGCGGAATTGCCCGAGCCGGTGTTCTTCCAGCGCAACGGCACGCTCGTCGTCTGGCATCACGCGGACCGCACCGAGGCGCCGCTGTTCGAGCGCCGCGTGCGCGCGAACGCGCCGCACGCGCTGGCCGACGAAGGGTTCGTCGCGCTCGCCGGCCCGCAGATCGACGCGGCCGAGCCGGCGCTCGCCGGCCGCTTCGCGCGCGGCTGGCTGCTCGCCGGCGAAGGGCAACTGGACAACCGCCAGGCGCTGCGCGCGCTGGCGGCCGCCCTCGCGCTGCGACGCGTCGAAACGCACTGGAACACCGCGGTCGACGATGCGCATCTGCCCGAGGCCCGCGTGACGATCGACTGCCGCGGGCTCGGCGCGAAGCCGGTGCTGCCGACGCTGCGGGGCATCCGCGGCGAGGTCGCGCGCGTGCACGCGCCCGGCATCGGCCTCACGCGGCCGGTGCGGCTGCTGCATCCGCGTTATCCGCTCTACATCGCGCCGAAGGAACACGACGTGTACGTGATCGGCGCGACCGAGATCGAGGGCGAGGATATGTCGCCGGTCAGCGTGCGCTCGGCGCTCGAACTGCTGAGCGCGGCGTTCGCGGTGCACCCGGCGTTCGGCGAGGCGCGGATCCTCGAACTCAATTCGCAGTGCCGGCCGACGCTGCCCGACCACCGGCCCGCGCTCGTCTGGGACGGCGCGCGGACGCTGCGCGTGAACGGCCTGTACCGGCACGGCTACATGATCGCGCCCGAAGTGGCGGACGAGACGGTGCGCGTCGCGCAGGCGCTGCTCGACGGCCGCGTCGCGGACGCCGACGCGTTCGGCGCGCTGCGCGAACGCTCGCGCTGGGGCGAGATGCTGCGGCTCGACGACACGCGACAGCCCGCGTAA
- a CDS encoding thiazole synthase encodes MTPTPTPTADVLTLYGETFASRVLLGTSRYPSLQSLSDAIAAARPGMVTVALRRQMSEGGAEAGFFDLLKRHGVPLLPNTAGCLTINEAVTTAHMAREVFETDWIKLELIGDDYTLQPDPVGLIEAAARLVKDGFKVLPYCTEDLVVGRRLLDAGCEALMPWGAPIGTGKGVVNPYGLRVLRERLPDVPLIVDAGLGVPSHACQVMEWGYDGVLLNTAVSQATHPDAMARAFALGVEAGRAAYLAGPMMERETAHASTPVVGMPFWHQDGGNA; translated from the coding sequence ATGACTCCCACCCCCACCCCCACCGCCGACGTGCTCACGCTGTACGGCGAAACCTTCGCGAGCCGCGTGCTGCTCGGCACGTCGCGTTATCCGTCGCTGCAGTCGCTGTCCGACGCGATCGCCGCCGCGCGTCCCGGCATGGTCACCGTCGCGCTGCGCCGGCAGATGAGCGAGGGCGGCGCCGAAGCCGGCTTCTTCGATCTGCTGAAGCGCCACGGCGTGCCGCTGCTGCCGAACACCGCCGGCTGCCTGACGATCAACGAGGCGGTGACCACCGCGCACATGGCGCGCGAAGTGTTCGAGACCGACTGGATCAAGCTCGAACTGATCGGCGACGACTACACGCTGCAACCCGATCCGGTCGGGCTGATCGAGGCGGCCGCGCGGCTCGTGAAGGACGGCTTCAAGGTGCTGCCGTACTGCACCGAGGATCTGGTGGTCGGCCGGCGTCTGCTCGACGCGGGCTGCGAGGCGCTGATGCCGTGGGGCGCGCCGATCGGCACCGGCAAGGGCGTCGTGAACCCGTACGGCCTGCGCGTGCTGCGCGAGCGCCTGCCGGACGTGCCGCTGATCGTCGACGCGGGGCTCGGCGTGCCGTCGCACGCGTGCCAGGTGATGGAGTGGGGCTACGACGGCGTGCTGCTGAACACGGCGGTGTCGCAGGCGACGCATCCGGACGCGATGGCGCGCGCGTTCGCGCTCGGCGTCGAGGCGGGGCGCGCGGCGTATCTCGCCGGGCCGATGATGGAGCGCGAGACCGCGCACGCGAGCACGCCGGTCGTCGGCATGCCGTTCTGGCATCAGGATGGAGGCAACGCATGA
- a CDS encoding ABC transporter ATP-binding protein, translating into MVPSSTETLLELRDVDFGYSDRLVLSGLNMRFPRGRVVAVMGGSGGGKTTVLRLIGGLVRASRGQVLFDGQDVGAQTRDGLYALRRKMGMLFQFGALFTDMSVFENVAFALREHTDLPEELIRDLVLMKLNAVGLRGARDLAPSEISGGMARRVALARAIALDPQLMMYDEPFAGLDPISLGITANLIRTLNDALGATSILVTHDVPESFAIADYVYFLANGGVHAQGTPAELRESTDPTVRQFIDGAPDGPFRFHYPAQQPLAADFGIGGGQS; encoded by the coding sequence CTGGTGCCCTCTTCCACTGAGACCCTTCTGGAGCTGCGCGACGTCGATTTCGGCTATAGCGACCGGCTCGTCCTGTCCGGGCTGAACATGCGCTTCCCGCGCGGTCGGGTGGTGGCGGTCATGGGTGGCTCGGGCGGCGGCAAGACCACGGTGCTGCGGCTGATCGGCGGCCTCGTGCGCGCAAGCCGCGGCCAGGTGCTGTTCGACGGCCAGGACGTCGGCGCGCAGACGCGCGACGGCCTCTACGCGCTGCGCCGCAAGATGGGCATGCTGTTCCAGTTCGGCGCGCTGTTCACCGACATGTCGGTATTCGAGAACGTCGCGTTCGCGCTGCGCGAGCACACCGACCTCCCCGAAGAACTGATCCGCGATCTCGTGCTGATGAAGCTGAACGCCGTCGGCCTGCGCGGCGCGCGCGACCTCGCGCCGTCGGAGATTTCCGGCGGGATGGCGCGCCGCGTCGCGCTCGCGCGCGCGATCGCGCTCGACCCGCAACTGATGATGTACGACGAGCCGTTCGCCGGCCTCGACCCGATTTCGCTCGGCATCACCGCGAACCTGATCCGCACGCTGAACGACGCGCTCGGCGCGACGTCGATCCTCGTCACGCACGACGTGCCGGAGTCGTTCGCGATCGCCGACTACGTGTACTTCCTCGCGAACGGCGGCGTGCACGCGCAAGGCACGCCGGCCGAACTGCGCGAATCGACGGACCCGACCGTGCGCCAGTTCATCGACGGCGCGCCGGACGGCCCGTTCCGCTTCCACTATCCCGCGCAGCAGCCGCTCGCAGCGGACTTCGGCATCGGCGGAGGGCAGTCATGA
- the thiS gene encoding sulfur carrier protein ThiS: protein MDIQINQKPLSLPDGATVADALAAYGARPPYAVALNGDFVARAQHAARALHAGDRLDVVSPVAGG, encoded by the coding sequence ATGGACATCCAGATCAACCAGAAGCCGCTGTCGCTGCCCGACGGCGCGACCGTCGCCGACGCGCTCGCCGCGTACGGCGCGCGTCCGCCGTACGCGGTCGCGCTGAACGGCGATTTCGTCGCGCGCGCGCAGCATGCGGCGCGCGCGCTGCACGCCGGCGACCGGCTCGACGTCGTGAGCCCGGTCGCCGGCGGCTGA
- the mlaE gene encoding lipid asymmetry maintenance ABC transporter permease subunit MlaE, which translates to MISAIGRGVIDGLTRAGYAARLFVRLLLEFFPLLRRPRLVTKQIHFVGNYSLLIIAVSGLFVGFVLGLQGYYTLNRYGSEQALGLLVALSLVRELGPVVTALLFAGRAGTSLTAEIGLMKAGEQLTAMEMMAVDPVRVVVAPRMWAGVIAMPILAAIFSAVGVLGGYVVGVVLIGVDPGAFWSQMQSGVDVWADVGNGVLKSIVFGFAVTFTALYQGYEAKPTPEGVSRATTKTVVYASLAVLGLDFLLTALMFS; encoded by the coding sequence ATGATCAGCGCGATCGGACGCGGCGTGATCGACGGACTGACGCGCGCCGGTTATGCGGCGCGCCTGTTCGTGCGGCTCCTGCTCGAATTTTTCCCGCTGCTGCGCCGGCCGCGGCTTGTCACGAAGCAGATCCACTTCGTCGGCAATTATTCACTGCTGATCATCGCGGTGTCGGGCCTGTTCGTCGGCTTCGTGCTCGGCTTGCAGGGTTATTACACGCTGAATCGCTACGGTTCCGAGCAGGCGCTCGGCCTGCTCGTCGCGCTGTCGCTCGTGCGCGAACTCGGGCCGGTCGTCACCGCGCTCCTGTTCGCTGGCCGCGCGGGCACGTCGCTGACGGCCGAGATCGGGCTGATGAAGGCCGGCGAGCAACTGACCGCGATGGAGATGATGGCCGTCGATCCGGTGCGCGTCGTCGTCGCGCCGCGGATGTGGGCCGGCGTGATCGCGATGCCGATCCTCGCGGCGATCTTCAGCGCGGTCGGCGTGCTCGGCGGTTACGTGGTCGGCGTGGTGCTGATCGGCGTCGATCCCGGCGCGTTCTGGTCGCAGATGCAGAGCGGCGTCGATGTGTGGGCGGACGTCGGCAACGGTGTCCTCAAGAGCATCGTGTTCGGCTTTGCGGTGACGTTTACCGCGCTGTACCAGGGTTACGAGGCGAAGCCGACGCCGGAAGGCGTGTCGCGCGCGACGACGAAGACCGTCGTGTACGCGTCGCTCGCGGTGCTCGGCCTCGACTTTCTGCTGACCGCGCTGATGTTCAGTTGA
- a CDS encoding MlaC/ttg2D family ABC transporter substrate-binding protein, with the protein MKRFFLIPFFAMFFAFAGAASAQTVDTSNPDTLVKTVTQQVMDQIRGDKSIQSGDLTRITELVNERILPYTDFRRTTQLAMGRNWRSATPAQQEQIVEQFKTLLIRTYSGALAQVRDQQIQYKPFRTSPDDTDVVVRSTVLNNGQPIELDYRLYKTPQGWRVYDINVLGAWLIQAYQQQFQEKIQQGGVDGLLQFLTQRNQQLAAGKAS; encoded by the coding sequence ATGAAAAGATTCTTCCTTATTCCGTTTTTTGCCATGTTTTTTGCGTTCGCCGGCGCGGCTTCCGCGCAGACGGTGGACACGAGCAACCCCGACACGCTGGTCAAGACCGTGACCCAGCAGGTGATGGACCAGATTCGCGGCGATAAGTCGATCCAGTCCGGCGACCTCACGCGGATCACCGAACTCGTGAACGAGCGGATCCTGCCGTACACCGACTTCCGCCGCACGACGCAACTGGCGATGGGCCGCAACTGGCGCAGCGCGACGCCGGCGCAGCAGGAGCAGATCGTCGAGCAGTTCAAGACGCTGCTGATCCGCACGTATTCGGGCGCGCTCGCGCAGGTCCGCGACCAGCAGATCCAGTACAAGCCGTTCCGCACGAGCCCGGACGACACCGACGTCGTGGTCCGCTCGACGGTGCTGAACAACGGCCAGCCGATCGAGCTGGACTACCGTCTGTACAAGACCCCGCAAGGCTGGCGCGTGTATGACATCAACGTGCTCGGTGCGTGGCTGATCCAGGCATACCAGCAGCAGTTCCAGGAAAAGATCCAGCAGGGCGGCGTGGACGGGCTGCTCCAGTTCCTCACGCAGCGCAACCAGCAACTGGCGGCGGGCAAGGCGTCGTGA
- a CDS encoding MlaA family lipoprotein translates to MQTNHMRIASLAVAALALSGCATVQTPVKEDPWEGFNRTVFTFNDKVDQYALKPVAQGYKKVTPQPVQDSVTNFFSNIGDVYNVANNLLQLKIADGVSDLMRIVINTVFGVGGLFDVATLAKLPKHSQDFGLTLGHYGMPAGPYLVLPLFGPSTVRDAIGTGANYFVNPLTYVDPAGVSWGLYGLNIVSTRANLLGATDLIEGAALDRYSFVRNTYLQRRRYLLTGGASGLPDYGDGAPPPKYDEDGITGPASGAPVAAPGAAAPGQAGASEAPAAPQGASGPGETNVPAGQMVPPARFGYPAMRLH, encoded by the coding sequence ATGCAGACCAACCACATGCGCATCGCATCGCTCGCCGTGGCGGCGCTCGCCTTGTCCGGCTGTGCGACGGTGCAGACGCCGGTGAAGGAAGATCCGTGGGAAGGCTTCAACCGCACGGTCTTCACGTTCAACGACAAGGTCGACCAATACGCGCTGAAGCCGGTCGCGCAGGGCTACAAGAAGGTGACGCCGCAGCCGGTGCAGGACAGCGTGACAAACTTCTTCTCGAACATCGGCGACGTGTACAACGTCGCGAACAACCTGCTGCAACTGAAGATCGCGGACGGCGTCAGCGACCTGATGCGGATCGTGATCAACACGGTGTTCGGCGTCGGCGGCCTGTTCGACGTCGCGACGCTCGCGAAGCTGCCGAAGCACAGCCAGGACTTCGGGCTCACGCTCGGCCATTACGGAATGCCGGCCGGCCCGTATCTGGTGTTGCCGCTGTTCGGCCCGAGCACGGTGCGCGACGCGATCGGCACCGGCGCGAACTACTTCGTCAACCCGCTCACCTACGTCGATCCGGCCGGGGTGAGCTGGGGGCTGTACGGGCTCAACATCGTCAGCACCCGCGCGAACCTGCTCGGCGCGACCGACCTGATCGAAGGCGCGGCGCTCGACCGGTACTCGTTCGTGCGCAACACCTATCTGCAACGGCGGCGTTATCTGCTGACGGGCGGCGCATCGGGCCTGCCCGACTACGGCGACGGCGCGCCGCCGCCGAAGTACGACGAAGACGGCATCACCGGGCCGGCCTCGGGCGCGCCGGTTGCGGCACCCGGCGCGGCTGCTCCCGGGCAGGCCGGCGCGAGCGAGGCGCCGGCCGCGCCGCAGGGCGCCTCCGGCCCCGGCGAAACGAACGTGCCGGCCGGCCAGATGGTGCCGCCGGCGCGCTTCGGCTATCCGGCGATGCGTCTGCACTGA
- the thiE gene encoding thiamine phosphate synthase, whose product MTGKLTLKNRELFWPPADELTEAAERIRARLGDWPPTHAPWRLCLTPPDEPNGGDLIVVTDAGPHLANIARWMTAGAGVIEAADDAGGGRATLHLGGERYALEGQLAEDWVAALAAFLDCGFAPHDALVLALAWRDGDETRTADAWPVDFARFPRAAGLPDAPAQPFAPCPPRLGLYPVLPTADWVERVLDYGVKTVQLRSKQPKSPALAREIERCVAAGRRHDAQVFINDHWREAIDAGAYGVHLGQEDVRDADLGAIAAAGVRLGLSTHGYYEMLVALHFRPSYLALGAVFATTTKVMPTEPQGLARLARYVKLLDGVVPLVAIGGVDGGVLPDVLATGVGCAAVVRAVTEAADPAAAVAALQRAFTQ is encoded by the coding sequence ATGACCGGCAAGCTGACGCTGAAGAACCGCGAGCTGTTCTGGCCGCCCGCGGACGAACTGACCGAGGCGGCGGAGCGCATCCGCGCGCGGCTCGGCGACTGGCCGCCGACGCACGCGCCGTGGCGCCTGTGCCTGACCCCGCCCGACGAGCCGAACGGCGGCGACCTGATCGTCGTGACCGACGCCGGTCCGCATCTCGCGAACATCGCGCGCTGGATGACGGCGGGCGCGGGCGTGATCGAGGCCGCCGACGACGCTGGAGGGGGCCGCGCGACGCTGCATCTCGGCGGCGAGCGTTACGCGCTCGAAGGCCAACTGGCGGAGGACTGGGTCGCGGCGCTCGCCGCGTTCCTCGACTGTGGATTCGCGCCGCACGACGCGCTGGTGCTCGCGCTCGCATGGCGCGACGGCGACGAGACGCGCACCGCCGACGCGTGGCCGGTCGATTTCGCGCGCTTTCCGCGCGCAGCCGGCCTGCCGGACGCGCCCGCGCAGCCGTTCGCGCCGTGTCCGCCGAGGCTCGGCCTGTATCCGGTGCTGCCGACGGCGGACTGGGTCGAACGGGTGCTCGACTACGGCGTGAAGACGGTGCAGTTGCGCAGCAAGCAGCCGAAGTCGCCGGCATTGGCGCGGGAAATAGAACGCTGTGTTGCGGCGGGGCGCCGGCACGACGCGCAGGTGTTCATCAACGACCACTGGCGCGAGGCGATCGACGCGGGCGCATACGGCGTGCACCTCGGCCAGGAGGACGTGCGCGACGCCGACCTCGGCGCGATCGCCGCAGCCGGCGTGCGGCTCGGGTTGTCCACGCACGGCTATTACGAGATGCTGGTCGCGCTGCACTTCCGCCCGAGTTATCTCGCGCTCGGCGCGGTGTTCGCGACGACGACGAAGGTGATGCCGACCGAGCCGCAAGGGCTCGCGCGGCTCGCGCGCTACGTGAAGCTGCTCGACGGCGTGGTGCCGCTGGTCGCGATCGGCGGCGTCGACGGCGGCGTGCTGCCCGACGTGCTCGCGACCGGTGTCGGCTGCGCCGCGGTCGTGCGGGCGGTCACGGAAGCCGCCGATCCGGCCGCGGCCGTTGCTGCGCTGCAGCGCGCGTTTACGCAATAA